GCCTTCAGCAAGGTAGTCGCCCATCGCATTGGTCATCAGTTCCTTGACACCATTGTCGATACCGTTGCCGCCGTCAAGATACGTGGGCACCATGACAAAAAATGGCTTGGTTTCTCCATCGCTCTGGGTGGCTTCAGAAATTTCTTTCAGCTGAATCGGTGGATTGTCGGGATTCTGCTGGTGCTGGGCATCGGCATAGTCAGCCAAGCGATGAGCAAAAGCGCGGGTGTTGCCGGAGATTGAAATGAATAAAACGCGAATAGGTTCAGTCATGATGATTGCCTCTTTCGTTTAAAAGTAAAATTGCTGGTTAGTAGCCATAAAGCCAGAAAAAGGAGTTGCGGTGTCGTCTTTAGCGAAACGCTGCGACTCCTTTTGAGTGAGCGTGAGCCGGCGCGGTCAGAAACCGGAGTGTAAGGACCTTGGACGTGATGGCCGGGTTTTGGCCATTGCGACCAAGGTCCTTACACGCAGGCTCCTGCGCCGGCGAACGCGTTATGGAAACAAATTAAAACTCCTGATAAACAGCCGGATCCTGATCCCTTAAGCGGCCATCAGGCTTGCTCAACTGATCAATGGCTGTCATTTCTTCCTTTGTCAGGCTAAAATCAAAAATATCAAGATTAGTGCGCTGCCGGGAAAGATGAGCCGATTTTGGAATTGGCAAGACACGGTGTTGGAGATCCCAGCGCAGGATAACCTGCCCGACATTTTTACCATGTTCCGCAGCAATTTGCTTGATGACAGGTTCTTTTAAAACGGCACCGCGACCTAAGGGACTCCAGGCAACTGTTTGAATGTTATGGGCGTCATCATACTCACGTTGGGTTTGCTGGTTAAAGTAAGGATGTAGCTCCACTTGATTAACCGCTGGCGTGACGCCGGTTTCTTTAATCAACCGATCAATGTGCCCCGGCAAGAAGTTGGAAACACCAATTGAGCGAATTAAGCCGAACCGTTGTGCCTGAATCAGCGCCTGCCACGCTTCAACGTAAAGTCCTTCTTTCGGATTAGGCCAATGGATCAAATAAAGGTCGTAATAATCCAGACCAGCGCGGTATAGACTTTCTTCGATGGTGTCAATGGCTTCCTGATAACGGTGATGACGGCCGGGTAACTTAGATGCAACGATCAATTGGCTGCGGGGAATGCCACTTTGGCGAACCGCTTCGCCCACAGCACCTTCGTTTTCATAATTAAACGCTGCATCGAGCAGGCGATACCCTAAGTAAAGGGCACCGACCATGGCTCTGACGCCGTTCGTGCCATTTAATTTATATGTCCCAAACCCGACTGCCGGCAAGACGTTGCCGTCGTTTAACGTATAGTGCATGCAAACAACCTCCTTGTGAAATACGAAATCGCTGGTGGTTTATCGTGCAATAACAGGTGATGTCGTTGCCACTTCATTTAGTGTAGTCCAAATGTCAGGATGCGTACAAGTCACGATGGTGCATCGTGTATAATG
Above is a window of Lacticaseibacillus casei DSM 20011 = JCM 1134 = ATCC 393 DNA encoding:
- the nrdI gene encoding class Ib ribonucleoside-diphosphate reductase assembly flavoprotein NrdI encodes the protein MTEPIRVLFISISGNTRAFAHRLADYADAQHQQNPDNPPIQLKEISEATQSDGETKPFFVMVPTYLDGGNGIDNGVKELMTNAMGDYLAEGENAEYCLGIIGSGNRNFNEQYCLTAKRYAKEFDAPFLADYELRGTPSDAQKIYTILARVAANEAQH
- a CDS encoding aldo/keto reductase; translation: MHYTLNDGNVLPAVGFGTYKLNGTNGVRAMVGALYLGYRLLDAAFNYENEGAVGEAVRQSGIPRSQLIVASKLPGRHHRYQEAIDTIEESLYRAGLDYYDLYLIHWPNPKEGLYVEAWQALIQAQRFGLIRSIGVSNFLPGHIDRLIKETGVTPAVNQVELHPYFNQQTQREYDDAHNIQTVAWSPLGRGAVLKEPVIKQIAAEHGKNVGQVILRWDLQHRVLPIPKSAHLSRQRTNLDIFDFSLTKEEMTAIDQLSKPDGRLRDQDPAVYQEF